The proteins below are encoded in one region of Amycolatopsis acidiphila:
- a CDS encoding LysE family translocator, producing the protein MVSSAHFAAFAALVFLMVVVPGPSVLFTISRALTVGRRDALLTVVGNAAGVYTQVVAVAFGLGVLVQGSATVFTVIKLAGAGYLVYLGVQAVRHRHKLTDAFAAAVRTTPGRTRTVLRDGFVVGFANPKSIVFLAAVLPQFVDQAAGRVPVQIMILGLCLPVIAVLSDSVWALVAGAARTWFARSPKRLELIGGTGGLVMIGLGAGLALAGRKD; encoded by the coding sequence ATGGTCTCCTCTGCCCACTTCGCGGCGTTCGCCGCACTGGTGTTCCTCATGGTCGTCGTACCGGGGCCGAGCGTGCTGTTCACCATCAGCCGTGCCCTCACCGTCGGGCGCCGCGACGCGCTGCTCACGGTCGTCGGCAACGCGGCGGGCGTCTACACGCAGGTGGTGGCCGTGGCGTTCGGGCTCGGGGTGCTCGTGCAGGGCTCGGCCACGGTGTTCACCGTCATCAAGCTCGCCGGCGCCGGCTACCTCGTGTACCTGGGCGTGCAGGCGGTCCGGCACCGCCACAAGCTGACCGACGCGTTCGCCGCCGCCGTGCGCACCACGCCGGGGCGCACCCGCACGGTGCTGCGTGACGGGTTCGTCGTCGGCTTCGCCAACCCGAAGTCGATCGTGTTCCTGGCGGCCGTGCTGCCACAGTTCGTCGACCAGGCCGCGGGCCGGGTGCCGGTGCAGATCATGATCCTCGGCCTGTGCCTGCCCGTCATCGCGGTCCTGTCGGACAGCGTCTGGGCGCTCGTGGCCGGTGCGGCGCGCACCTGGTTCGCCCGCTCGCCGAAGCGCCTCGAGCTCATCGGCGGCACGGGCGGCCTGGTCATGATCGGCCTCGGCGCGGGGCTCGCGCTCGCCGGCCGGAAGGACTGA
- a CDS encoding S8 family serine peptidase has protein sequence MCEGKLARVACQVQKLVGGSYEAPIGWGAQDLQQSHDIPATSPNAGTVAIIDVGAYPTLESDLGVYRAQYGLPPCTSASGCFRQLDFRGGPPLAPTAGADGAAVDEQIAVETALDVDMASAACPNCRIMEIQIPQSELPSTDQNGTVNYDGYAAAFGTAVQTAVAQGANAVSISYGLPGDDAMLHGPVAAQLAPHGVAVVASSGDSGFEANEYLWPQALPTVTAVGGTELVKQSDRYSEGAWSGAGSSCAPGAPPPLSQPGDVSTTCVGARAGVDVSAVADNLAIYVTYSPQTNHPLGWTVVAGTSASSPFVAGVYAASGSLARVLGPNLLYELDPAGFNDVTSGTNGGISNGRCLPPSGGVPADPKQTFDGRLCSAGAGWDGPTGRGTPHGLFRF, from the coding sequence GTGTGCGAAGGAAAGCTGGCGCGCGTCGCGTGCCAGGTCCAGAAGCTGGTCGGCGGTTCGTACGAGGCGCCGATCGGCTGGGGCGCCCAGGATCTGCAGCAGTCCCACGACATCCCGGCGACCTCGCCGAACGCGGGCACCGTCGCGATCATCGACGTCGGTGCCTATCCGACGCTCGAGAGCGACCTCGGGGTGTACCGCGCGCAGTACGGCCTGCCGCCGTGCACGAGCGCGAGCGGCTGCTTCCGGCAGCTGGACTTCCGCGGCGGCCCGCCCCTCGCGCCCACCGCGGGTGCCGACGGTGCCGCGGTCGACGAGCAGATCGCCGTGGAGACGGCGCTCGACGTCGACATGGCCTCGGCCGCGTGCCCGAACTGCCGCATCATGGAGATCCAGATCCCGCAGTCGGAGCTGCCGAGCACCGACCAGAACGGCACCGTCAACTACGACGGCTACGCGGCCGCGTTCGGTACGGCCGTGCAGACGGCCGTCGCCCAGGGTGCGAACGCGGTCAGCATCAGCTACGGGCTGCCCGGGGACGACGCGATGCTGCACGGGCCGGTCGCGGCGCAGCTGGCGCCGCACGGGGTCGCCGTCGTCGCCTCCAGCGGCGACTCCGGGTTCGAGGCCAACGAGTACCTGTGGCCGCAGGCGCTGCCGACCGTCACCGCGGTGGGCGGCACCGAGCTGGTCAAGCAGTCCGACCGCTACAGCGAGGGCGCGTGGAGCGGCGCCGGTTCCAGCTGCGCGCCCGGCGCCCCGCCGCCGCTGAGCCAGCCCGGCGACGTCAGCACGACCTGTGTCGGCGCGCGGGCCGGGGTCGACGTGTCGGCGGTCGCGGACAACCTCGCCATCTACGTGACCTACAGCCCGCAGACCAACCATCCGCTCGGCTGGACCGTCGTCGCCGGGACCAGCGCCTCCTCGCCGTTCGTCGCCGGTGTCTACGCCGCGAGCGGGTCGCTGGCGCGGGTGCTCGGGCCGAACCTGCTCTACGAGCTGGACCCGGCCGGCTTCAACGACGTCACCTCCGGCACCAACGGCGGCATCAGCAACGGCCGCTGCCTCCCGCCGAGCGGCGGCGTGCCGGCCGATCCGAAACAGACCTTCGACGGGCGGCTGTGCAGCGCCGGCGCCGGCTGGGACGGCCCCACCGGGCGCGGCACGCCACACGGGCTGTTCCGCTTCTAG
- a CDS encoding coiled-coil domain-containing protein: MYELSRVRLHSVGPAGARYQDVVLDFSGVGPLVKAPTQDALFTAGIHSAEQGLPRRPSPASVLFLENGGGKSVLIKLIFSVMLPGRRQVVGTTNTRVLEKFVAAKDVSHVVLEWQHTDTGQRVITGKVSEWRGHVVSNDPANLIDSWFCFRPSAGTGLESLPFTDGGRLLTMSGFAERLEEAHRAEPELELSWTRRHHEWTERLDALGLDTELFRYQRAMNAGEGEAADAFAFTSDEAFVEFLLKAVISEDDPRDLADVVQTYAHNLGQRGELIAERDFVAGALDLLVPLAEEESLAAASRKLAAAARSDAQAFAGSVIARHELESDRLAGLAAFVEETRDAEKLAEGDHRRLSAVVTELRRVVAELRLADATADKKRLDGELAEARATAEAWRETGTVLAHLNAVRKAADIRELVGEREQTAKPALEAKNAAANALARGLLALAREAEDQARAAEERAAAARTEAAAAQDQRDGATGTAARYRAEEAQLSARVDELRARVQQAVRDGLLSDGTQVAAAAQEARARGENAASELVSREAELERVAEEHAEAQQALHAAQQRASAAQSRADRAAGELAKAHRRTDALAAHPRLLELLGGENVQPETDTPALLKRLREARSGAEREQTALRMEESADERALAALGDGGLLPAPPEVQAALEVLERAGITAWSGWRYLSTMDAKARERVLAELPHLVGGVLVNDPAQLARARSALADAKLLPSAVLPVGTTEAVRREGTAPGVEFLVPPNPAMYDEEAADTERQAILARHSRRQKQLEALATAIGDDAALEWKLTTWREDYPPGALATLAEEAETTAGELAESQTAVVTAERQLAELTARRNRLREAVPALRAEARTGEERARRLGELAEHVVRIPQWTDEAGRAREVIARAEAEAGQASAKAARAREEAAEEQRTADGHRRTVSSARAELAEVPGGGSVSENDPVPKEPVDALRRAFASASDAYAKVEVGSDLRAELEQAESAESAARVALEVLDPAVREQASRLLETPDGSDAATRAAAQARAGRAVAALEAEHSEAIGAVATCKAELDQLPRQGAPLEARPRDVEHGRELIDEAAEEASAAARAWEEAQARRAEAEHASETATSSATGFRVLAESMAQLAPGGEPEAVFDGDVEAAQNRYRKLISALTEAEAAVDQAEKRVRAHSDTLAQYATDKRFEQLSSPVRQQIISVRRDSLPASAAEWAAALRPRLRTLSDDLAQIDRHRSGIVARLQGMVEGALRMLRSAQRLSRLPEGLGDWSGQEFLRIRFGDPEEPELTEALGQVVDEAAAGKTSDGRDVKRDGMTLVLRGVRAAVPKGFRVDMLKPDSVLRTERQRVSEIRDVFSGGQQLTAAIILYCTLAALRANNRGKMRNRHSGVLFLDNPIGRASAGYLLELQRVVAEALGVQLIYTTGLFDAGALSEFPLIVRLRNDADLRAGRKYLSVDATIRNHLDELAAPDGTSHLSATRLFAKATE; encoded by the coding sequence ATGTACGAGCTTTCGCGGGTGCGCCTGCATTCGGTCGGCCCGGCCGGCGCGCGGTACCAGGACGTGGTGCTGGACTTCAGCGGCGTCGGCCCGCTGGTCAAGGCGCCGACGCAGGACGCGCTGTTCACCGCCGGAATCCACTCCGCCGAGCAGGGCCTGCCGCGGCGGCCCTCCCCGGCGAGCGTGCTGTTCCTGGAGAACGGCGGCGGCAAGTCGGTGCTGATCAAGCTGATCTTCTCGGTGATGCTGCCGGGACGCCGCCAGGTGGTCGGCACCACGAACACCCGCGTGCTGGAGAAGTTCGTCGCCGCCAAGGACGTCTCGCACGTCGTGCTGGAGTGGCAGCACACCGACACCGGGCAGCGGGTCATCACCGGCAAGGTGTCCGAGTGGCGCGGGCACGTCGTGTCCAACGACCCGGCGAACCTGATCGACTCGTGGTTCTGCTTCCGCCCCAGCGCCGGCACCGGCCTGGAGTCGCTGCCCTTCACCGACGGCGGCAGGCTGCTGACGATGTCCGGGTTCGCGGAGCGGCTCGAGGAGGCGCATCGGGCGGAACCGGAGCTGGAGCTGTCGTGGACCCGCCGCCACCACGAGTGGACCGAGCGGCTCGACGCGCTCGGCCTGGACACCGAGCTCTTCCGCTATCAGCGGGCGATGAACGCGGGGGAGGGCGAGGCGGCCGACGCGTTCGCCTTCACCTCCGACGAGGCGTTCGTCGAGTTCCTGCTCAAGGCCGTCATCTCCGAGGACGACCCGCGTGACCTCGCCGACGTCGTGCAGACCTACGCGCACAACCTCGGCCAGCGGGGCGAGCTGATCGCCGAGCGGGACTTCGTCGCCGGCGCGCTCGACCTGCTCGTCCCGCTGGCCGAGGAGGAGTCGCTGGCCGCCGCGTCGCGCAAGCTCGCCGCCGCCGCGCGCTCGGACGCGCAGGCGTTCGCCGGTTCCGTGATCGCGCGCCACGAGCTGGAGTCCGACCGGCTGGCGGGTCTCGCCGCGTTCGTCGAGGAGACCCGTGACGCGGAGAAGCTCGCCGAGGGCGATCATCGCCGGCTGTCGGCCGTCGTGACCGAGCTGCGGCGCGTCGTGGCCGAGCTGCGGCTCGCCGACGCCACCGCGGACAAGAAGCGCCTCGACGGCGAGCTGGCCGAGGCCCGCGCGACCGCGGAGGCCTGGCGCGAGACCGGCACCGTGCTGGCGCACCTCAACGCCGTCCGCAAGGCCGCCGACATCCGCGAGCTGGTGGGGGAGCGGGAACAGACCGCGAAACCGGCGCTGGAGGCGAAGAACGCGGCGGCGAACGCGCTCGCCCGCGGCCTGCTCGCGCTCGCCCGCGAGGCCGAGGACCAGGCACGGGCGGCGGAGGAACGCGCCGCCGCCGCGCGGACGGAGGCGGCCGCCGCGCAGGACCAGCGCGACGGGGCCACCGGCACCGCGGCGAGGTACCGCGCGGAGGAGGCCCAGCTGTCCGCCCGCGTCGACGAGCTCCGTGCGCGGGTGCAGCAGGCCGTGCGCGACGGCCTGCTCAGCGACGGCACCCAGGTCGCCGCGGCGGCGCAGGAAGCCCGCGCCCGCGGGGAGAACGCGGCGAGCGAGCTGGTCTCCCGCGAGGCCGAGCTCGAACGCGTCGCGGAGGAGCACGCCGAGGCGCAGCAGGCCCTGCACGCCGCGCAGCAGCGCGCGTCGGCGGCCCAGTCCCGCGCGGACCGGGCGGCAGGCGAGCTGGCCAAGGCACACCGCCGCACCGACGCGCTCGCCGCGCATCCCCGGTTGCTGGAGCTGCTGGGCGGCGAGAACGTCCAGCCGGAGACCGACACCCCGGCGCTGCTGAAGCGGCTGCGCGAGGCCCGTTCGGGCGCCGAGCGCGAGCAGACCGCCCTGCGCATGGAGGAGTCCGCCGACGAGCGGGCGCTCGCCGCGCTGGGCGACGGCGGGCTGCTGCCCGCGCCGCCCGAGGTGCAGGCGGCGCTGGAAGTGCTGGAGCGCGCGGGCATCACCGCGTGGTCCGGCTGGCGCTATCTGTCCACAATGGACGCCAAGGCCCGCGAGCGGGTGCTCGCCGAGCTGCCGCACCTGGTCGGCGGTGTGCTGGTCAACGACCCGGCCCAGCTCGCCCGCGCGCGGTCGGCGCTGGCGGATGCCAAGCTGCTGCCCAGCGCCGTGCTCCCGGTGGGCACCACCGAGGCCGTCAGGCGCGAGGGCACCGCGCCGGGCGTCGAGTTCCTGGTGCCGCCCAACCCCGCGATGTACGACGAGGAGGCCGCCGACACCGAACGGCAGGCCATCCTCGCCCGGCACTCGCGCCGGCAGAAGCAGCTGGAGGCGCTCGCGACCGCGATCGGTGACGACGCGGCGCTCGAATGGAAGCTCACCACCTGGCGCGAGGACTACCCGCCGGGGGCGCTCGCCACGCTCGCCGAGGAGGCCGAGACCACGGCCGGTGAGCTCGCCGAGAGCCAGACGGCGGTCGTCACCGCGGAACGGCAGCTCGCCGAGCTGACCGCCCGCCGGAACCGGCTGCGCGAAGCCGTCCCGGCGTTGCGTGCCGAGGCGCGCACGGGGGAGGAGCGGGCGCGCAGGCTCGGCGAGCTGGCCGAGCACGTCGTCCGGATTCCACAGTGGACGGACGAGGCAGGGCGCGCGCGCGAGGTCATCGCCCGTGCGGAAGCCGAAGCCGGGCAGGCGAGCGCGAAGGCCGCCCGCGCGCGCGAGGAGGCCGCGGAGGAACAGCGCACCGCGGACGGGCACCGGCGCACGGTCAGCAGCGCTCGCGCCGAGCTGGCCGAGGTGCCCGGCGGCGGCTCGGTGTCCGAAAACGACCCCGTGCCCAAGGAGCCGGTGGACGCCCTGCGCCGGGCGTTCGCGTCCGCGAGCGACGCCTACGCCAAGGTCGAGGTCGGCAGCGACCTGCGCGCCGAGCTGGAGCAGGCGGAGTCGGCCGAGTCCGCGGCACGGGTGGCACTCGAGGTCCTCGACCCGGCGGTGCGCGAGCAGGCGTCCCGGCTGCTGGAGACGCCCGACGGCTCCGACGCCGCGACCCGCGCCGCCGCCCAGGCGCGCGCCGGGCGTGCCGTGGCGGCGCTGGAGGCCGAGCACAGTGAGGCGATCGGCGCGGTCGCGACCTGCAAGGCGGAGCTCGACCAGCTGCCGAGGCAGGGCGCGCCGCTCGAGGCCCGGCCGCGCGACGTCGAGCACGGCCGTGAGCTGATCGACGAGGCCGCCGAGGAGGCGAGTGCCGCCGCCCGGGCCTGGGAGGAGGCGCAGGCCCGGCGCGCGGAGGCCGAGCACGCCTCGGAGACGGCGACCAGTTCGGCGACGGGGTTCCGGGTGCTGGCGGAGTCGATGGCTCAGCTCGCGCCGGGCGGCGAGCCCGAGGCGGTGTTCGACGGCGACGTCGAGGCGGCCCAGAACCGCTATCGCAAGCTGATCTCCGCGCTGACCGAGGCCGAAGCCGCCGTGGACCAGGCCGAGAAGCGGGTGCGGGCGCATTCGGACACGCTCGCCCAGTACGCGACGGACAAGCGGTTCGAGCAGCTGTCGAGCCCGGTGCGCCAGCAGATCATCTCGGTGCGCCGCGACAGCCTGCCCGCGAGCGCGGCGGAATGGGCGGCCGCATTGCGGCCGCGGCTGCGCACCCTGAGCGACGACCTCGCGCAGATCGACCGGCACCGCTCCGGCATCGTGGCCCGGCTGCAGGGGATGGTCGAGGGTGCGCTGCGGATGCTGCGGTCCGCGCAGCGGCTGTCGCGGCTGCCCGAGGGGCTGGGCGACTGGTCCGGGCAGGAGTTCCTGCGCATCCGGTTCGGCGACCCCGAGGAGCCCGAGCTCACCGAGGCGCTCGGCCAGGTCGTGGACGAGGCCGCCGCCGGGAAGACGAGCGACGGGCGGGACGTCAAGCGCGACGGGATGACGCTCGTGCTGCGGGGCGTGCGGGCGGCGGTGCCCAAGGGGTTCCGGGTGGACATGCTCAAGCCGGACTCGGTGCTGCGCACCGAACGGCAGCGGGTGTCGGAGATCCGGGACGTGTTCTCGGGCGGCCAGCAGCTGACGGCGGCGATCATCCTGTACTGCACGCTGGCGGCGCTGCGGGCGAACAACCGCGGGAAGATGCGCAACCGGCATTCGGGGGTGCTGTTCCTGGACAACCCGATCGGCCGCGCGTCGGCGGGGTACCTGCTGGAGCTGCAGCGGGTGGTCGCGGAGGCGCTGGGCGTGCAGCTGATCTACACGACCGGCCTGTTCGACGCGGGCGCGTTGTCGGAGTTCCCGCTGATCGTGCGCCTGCGCAACGACGCGGACCTGCGGGCAGGGCGGAAGTACCTGTCGGTCGACGCGACGATCCGCAACCACCTCGACGAGCTCGCCGCCCCCGACGGCACCTCCCACCTCTCGGCGACCCGCCTGTTCGCGAAGGCGACCGAGTAG
- a CDS encoding PPOX class F420-dependent oxidoreductase, whose protein sequence is MHDMTRDEWWKFAGYGTRTGKIAVVRADGTPHVTPIWFVLDETADGDELIFNTGADTVKGRALRRDPRISVTVDDQQPPYSYVQFSAVASLHEDVEEMLPWSTAIGARYMGEDKAAEFGRRNAVPGEYLVRARITKVVAHAELAG, encoded by the coding sequence ATGCACGACATGACCCGGGACGAGTGGTGGAAGTTCGCCGGCTACGGGACGCGCACGGGGAAGATCGCCGTGGTGCGCGCGGACGGCACGCCCCACGTAACGCCGATCTGGTTCGTCCTCGACGAGACCGCCGACGGCGACGAGCTGATCTTCAACACCGGCGCGGACACGGTGAAGGGCCGCGCCCTGCGGCGGGACCCGCGCATCTCGGTGACCGTCGACGACCAGCAGCCGCCGTACTCGTACGTGCAGTTCAGCGCCGTCGCGTCGCTGCACGAGGACGTCGAGGAGATGCTCCCGTGGTCCACCGCGATCGGCGCCCGGTACATGGGTGAGGACAAGGCCGCTGAGTTCGGCAGGCGCAATGCCGTGCCCGGCGAGTACCTCGTCCGCGCCAGGATCACCAAGGTCGTCGCGCACGCCGAGCTGGCCGGCTGA
- a CDS encoding 2OG-Fe(II) oxygenase, whose translation MKLTERVDELDWAALGAEVDEYGCALTPPLLSRAECRELAALYDDVHRFRSMIDMARFRFGAGQYRYFAYPLPDLVAGLRAAFYPHLLPIARDWAAKLRRDAPWPDDLEDWLAGCHAAGQAKPTPILLRYGVGDWNALHRDLYGDLVFPLQVVIGLDEPGTDHTGGEFLLVEQRPRAQSRGTATVLKQGHALIFTTRDRPVRSTRGWSASPVRHGVSTVRTGRRHTLGLVFHDAG comes from the coding sequence GTGAAGCTGACCGAACGCGTCGACGAGCTGGACTGGGCCGCGCTGGGCGCGGAGGTGGACGAGTACGGGTGCGCGCTCACGCCGCCGCTGCTCAGCCGGGCCGAGTGCCGCGAGCTCGCCGCGCTCTACGACGACGTCCACCGGTTCCGCTCGATGATCGACATGGCCCGCTTCCGGTTCGGCGCCGGGCAGTACCGGTACTTCGCCTACCCGCTGCCGGACCTGGTGGCGGGGCTGCGCGCGGCGTTCTACCCGCACCTGCTCCCGATCGCGCGGGACTGGGCGGCGAAGCTGCGCCGGGACGCGCCCTGGCCCGACGACCTCGAGGACTGGCTGGCCGGCTGCCACGCCGCGGGCCAGGCCAAGCCGACGCCGATCCTGCTCCGCTACGGCGTCGGCGACTGGAACGCGCTGCACCGCGACCTCTACGGCGACCTGGTGTTCCCGCTGCAGGTCGTGATCGGGCTGGACGAACCGGGCACCGACCACACCGGCGGCGAGTTCCTGCTCGTGGAACAGCGGCCACGCGCCCAGTCCCGCGGCACCGCGACCGTGCTGAAGCAGGGGCACGCACTGATCTTCACCACGCGGGACCGCCCGGTGCGCTCCACCCGTGGCTGGTCCGCGTCCCCCGTGCGGCACGGCGTGAGCACCGTGCGGACCGGCCGCAGGCACACCCTGGGCCTGGTCTTCCACGACGCCGGTTAG
- a CDS encoding glucosyl-3-phosphoglycerate synthase, which produces MRSNRTNEKAELKVSADVGSWLPRRSSQSADWRPADLLAAKGGTTVSVVIPARDEQETVGDIVRTIRRDLVEGVPLVDEVLVVDSRSQDATAEVASAAGATVVAQDSVLPMLPGMDGKGEALWKGLAATTGDIVVFVDGDLYDFTSGYVSGLLGPLLTDESLAYVKGFYHRPLVGAAGTDADGGGRVTELVARPLLNMYWPELAGFVQPLAGEYAGRREVLESIPFVVNYGVEVGHLIDILESRGLDALGQVDLGKRVHRHQTTQALGRMSGQIMQTLFDRLAHYGRLVSAQPPATLLAQFRRGESGHGIEREMVLTDVSCRQRPPLAELLADGAARLREIA; this is translated from the coding sequence GTGCGTTCCAACAGGACGAACGAGAAGGCGGAACTCAAGGTCTCCGCCGATGTGGGCAGCTGGCTCCCCCGGCGCAGCAGCCAGTCCGCGGACTGGCGGCCCGCGGACCTGCTGGCCGCGAAGGGCGGCACGACCGTCAGCGTCGTCATCCCGGCGCGGGACGAGCAGGAGACGGTCGGCGACATCGTCCGCACGATCCGCCGCGACCTCGTCGAGGGTGTCCCGCTCGTCGACGAGGTGCTCGTCGTGGACTCGCGCTCCCAGGACGCCACCGCCGAGGTCGCCTCCGCGGCCGGGGCCACCGTCGTCGCGCAGGACTCCGTGCTGCCGATGCTGCCCGGCATGGACGGCAAGGGCGAGGCCCTGTGGAAGGGCCTCGCCGCCACCACCGGCGACATCGTCGTCTTCGTCGACGGCGACCTCTACGACTTCACCAGCGGCTACGTCAGCGGCCTGCTCGGCCCGTTGCTGACCGACGAGTCGCTGGCCTACGTCAAGGGCTTCTACCACCGGCCGCTGGTCGGCGCGGCGGGCACCGACGCCGACGGCGGCGGACGGGTGACCGAGCTCGTGGCCCGGCCGCTGCTGAACATGTACTGGCCGGAGCTGGCCGGGTTCGTGCAGCCGCTGGCCGGGGAGTACGCGGGGCGCCGCGAGGTGCTGGAGAGCATCCCGTTCGTGGTCAACTACGGGGTCGAGGTCGGGCACCTGATCGACATCCTGGAGTCACGCGGGCTGGACGCGCTCGGGCAGGTGGACCTGGGCAAGCGCGTCCACCGCCACCAGACGACGCAGGCGCTGGGCCGGATGTCGGGCCAGATCATGCAGACCCTGTTCGACCGGCTGGCGCACTACGGGCGGCTGGTGTCGGCCCAGCCGCCGGCGACGCTGCTCGCGCAGTTCCGCCGCGGCGAGTCCGGCCACGGGATCGAGCGCGAGATGGTGCTGACCGACGTGTCGTGCCGGCAGCGTCCGCCGCTGGCGGAGCTGCTCGCCGACGGCGCGGCGAGGTTGCGCGAGATCGCCTAG
- a CDS encoding sensor histidine kinase yields MSHELRTPLTAMTAVTEVLDDARLTGDAATAGRLVSAETRKLARLVEDLIEISRFDSGVARLDPTPTDLGELTAAALRARHWSDEVRAALPAGVVAEVDPRRFDLIVANLVGNALRHGAPPVEIMLADAGDSVVLEVADHGPGLPDEVLPHVFDRFYKADAARTRSEGSGLGLSIALHNARLHGGDIEAGNRDGGGARFVVRLPKRGTGS; encoded by the coding sequence GTGTCCCACGAGCTGCGGACGCCGCTGACGGCGATGACCGCGGTCACCGAGGTGCTCGACGACGCCCGGCTCACCGGCGACGCGGCGACGGCGGGCCGCCTGGTCAGCGCCGAGACGCGCAAGCTCGCCCGGCTGGTCGAGGACCTCATCGAGATCTCGCGGTTCGACTCCGGTGTCGCCCGGCTGGACCCCACGCCGACCGACCTCGGCGAACTGACCGCCGCCGCGCTGCGCGCCCGCCACTGGTCCGACGAGGTGCGCGCCGCGCTGCCCGCCGGGGTCGTCGCCGAGGTCGACCCACGCCGGTTCGACCTGATCGTGGCGAACCTCGTGGGCAATGCGCTGCGCCACGGCGCGCCGCCGGTCGAGATCATGCTCGCCGACGCGGGTGACTCGGTCGTCCTCGAGGTCGCCGACCACGGCCCCGGGCTCCCCGACGAGGTGCTGCCGCACGTGTTCGACCGGTTCTACAAGGCCGACGCCGCGCGGACCCGGTCCGAGGGCAGCGGCCTCGGCCTGTCGATCGCGCTGCACAACGCGCGGCTGCACGGCGGGGACATCGAAGCGGGAAACCGGGACGGCGGCGGCGCCCGGTTCGTGGTGAGACTGCCGAAACGGGGGACCGGGTCGTGA
- the whiA gene encoding DNA-binding protein WhiA produces MAMTAAVKDELSRLQITKVGPRRAEVASMLRFAGGLHIVGGKVVVEAELDTGSVARRLRKEIHELYGHHSDVHVLSASGLRKTTRYLVRVVKDGEGLARQTGLIDNRGRPVRGLPAAVVSGGIADAEAAWRGAFLAHGSLTEPGRSSSLEVTCPGPEAALALVGAARRLGIQAKSREVRGADRVVVRDGDAIGALLTRLGAHSSVLQWEERRMRREVRATANRLANFDDANLRRSARAAVAAAARVERALDILGDTAPDHLLAAGKLRLSNRQASLEELGQLSDPPMTKDAVAGRIRRLLAMADKRAKDLDIPDTESAVTADMLEEEA; encoded by the coding sequence ATGGCGATGACCGCCGCGGTGAAGGACGAGCTCAGCCGGTTGCAGATCACGAAGGTCGGGCCGCGGCGCGCGGAGGTCGCGTCGATGTTGCGGTTCGCGGGCGGGCTGCACATCGTGGGCGGCAAGGTCGTGGTGGAGGCCGAGCTCGACACCGGGTCGGTGGCGCGCCGGCTGCGCAAGGAGATCCACGAGCTCTACGGGCACCATTCGGACGTGCATGTGCTGTCCGCGAGCGGGCTGCGCAAGACCACCCGCTACCTCGTGCGCGTCGTCAAGGACGGCGAGGGCCTGGCCCGCCAGACGGGGCTGATCGACAACCGCGGCCGCCCGGTGCGCGGCCTGCCCGCCGCGGTGGTCTCCGGCGGCATCGCCGACGCCGAGGCGGCGTGGCGTGGCGCGTTCCTCGCCCACGGCTCGCTGACCGAGCCCGGCCGCTCGTCCTCGCTCGAGGTCACCTGTCCCGGGCCGGAGGCCGCGCTGGCGCTCGTCGGCGCCGCCCGTAGGCTCGGCATCCAGGCGAAGTCGCGGGAGGTGCGCGGCGCGGACCGGGTCGTGGTGCGTGACGGCGACGCGATCGGCGCGCTGCTGACCCGCCTCGGCGCGCATTCGAGCGTCCTGCAGTGGGAGGAGCGCCGGATGCGCCGCGAGGTGCGGGCGACGGCGAACCGGCTGGCGAACTTCGACGACGCCAACCTGCGCCGGTCCGCCCGCGCCGCCGTCGCGGCCGCCGCGCGGGTCGAGCGCGCGCTGGACATCCTCGGCGACACCGCGCCCGACCACCTGCTCGCGGCCGGGAAGCTGCGGCTGTCCAACCGGCAGGCCTCGCTGGAGGAGCTGGGCCAGCTGTCGGACCCGCCGATGACCAAGGACGCCGTGGCCGGGCGGATCCGCCGCCTGCTGGCGATGGCGGACAAGCGCGCCAAGGACCTCGACATCCCCGACACCGAGTCCGCCGTGACGGCCGACATGCTGGAGGAAGAGGCCTGA